The Oryza glaberrima chromosome 5, OglaRS2, whole genome shotgun sequence DNA segment gggtttggttttttttccaacaTTTAGCTCTGTTTAAGCTGAAACTGAGAGTTGATTACAGaacaattataatgtattttgttatgttgtatttggattttgtacaATTTATTTGTACAGGTGAAAgaaatcattatgttataaatacGAGCACAATATTAACTAATATCAATATAAGTCTTACTAAGACAAGGGTGTTATAAGGGAGTTTAatgccatctttttttttcgattccatagtttggatttttgtttgcacctttccaagtttctaaatggtgtcttttttaaacaacattttaactttttagaagtcaattcatttgtttataccctcaaatagctatcgCATAAAAcagataattcatcaatttcacctgtcctaaaccttaagtagtacatttttttcatgcgagtcatggtgatCATTAAATTGGGGATCAACGGATAATCAAAGTCATAAGATGAATATGTAAGAGCTACTATGAACAATTGTAAATATGCGGCAAAATTATttgctattaattagacatctaGTGGCTTGCTAGCcacataattaatttctctctataTGTATATAACCATGGACAAAgctggaacaaatattaccatataCCCCATACATACATCTTACGcggttaatattctaattacatgtgttaagtcttttaaaattccttaaaatgctctcaagctgccacatggtgctctaataaattagagcaaATATTAGaagttctaagaaaaaaaagcaaggTATCTAAATATTATTATTTGTACGTCCAATACATAATTTGTaagattaaattgatcttagaacaaactaaatactacaaggtcccacctctcctcccacgGCACAGGTACACACCTACGTACGTGGGTACTAcgcttcccctcccttttttttttcatttttccctttcttcttttttctccatgCATAGTCTTCCCTCCCTTTCTTACTATATCATGCGCCTTTATGAGATGATTTAATCACaagaattttgagtatcttAGTCTCGTATTTTTCATTTGTGGCCATACTACACTGTATGATATAGATGAACTGTATAATAATCAACTAGCAATAGTTTCTCCTTTCTTATTTACTCGAGAgagaaaaacacatgattcaaaagtcgtaagtacttaatccatctcctactcaaacgtttgtgaatggttttttaagataccttaagaaaaatataacccttaaattattataaaataacattatcCGAACTTTAATTTGCCCTTAATCTATgaaacaaaatttttaaaaaaacagtaatcttacctttcaataatataagtgcCCGCGCATGCGCACaggccaccttcctagttagATATAATTAGCAGTAGATATAATCATCCTCAGACTTGatttgatgtgttttttttctgcAGCAATTCAGAACCGATTCAATGCCCCCAACCAACCAATCCAGTCTAATCCTCCTGTCAAGTGTTCTCCTGCTCGTGTGACAATCTCCATTCTTTAATTTCCCCTTGGCTCCATCCGGTCTAGGCTTTTGCCTAGCACGTCCTTCTGTCATGCCTCGCCTTTgcatgatcatttttttttgttagtctCATCTATAGTCCCATGCATTGAGAACCATCTCCTCTTTTCTTTGTCCAAAACTTGGCTGAGCTGATGATTTCTTCATCTTTCTTGGAGGCATCCTTGCTGTTTTCTCTTTATTTCCAGTGTGCTTTTCTCTGTGGAGGGACTGCAGATTGCTTGTGCTGGGATACTAGTGCAACGTAAAGCTGGAGCAAGGAGTCCATATTACGATTTGGTTTAGTCTCAACAATTAATTTGGATCGATCTTTCTTCCATTCCTTTGCTTCTTGGGTGATCAGTGCTCCTCGCAACGATATCTGCATTCCCAAGAACAGATACGTTCAGGGGATTATATTATACATTTCGATCAAAGATGCACGGAAGCGTATGTTCTTTGAGATTTGTAAACTAATTGTTGCACATGACTAGGGAGTGTATCTGAATATGACCCTCAttgatgctagctagctagtatttGTCCTCGTGAACCAGTGCTCTCCAGACTAAAGCAATTGGCGTGCTGAGATTTAAGTAGTGGAAGCTGCACTTTAATCGTGCCTCCAATTACTCACTTTGGAGGCAAGATTATGAAATTACAGTAGCATTGCCTTATTTTATCTAGGTAGACTAGATGTTGTTCAGTGAGAGGAGACAATGACAAAGCAAGCTGGTACAGGAAAGAACAATGCTATGATAAGGATGGTAACTTCAGATTTAGATGCCTAATCATCAATTGCCAACTTACTAATCACTCAGGTCAGGTGCAGTAGTAAAAGAATCACCCAATTTGAAGGACACTATACTCACTTTACCAGTAGACACAACGCCGTCATTGTAGATGTACTGATGATTACCACGGTAGTAGCTTCGTTGTAAACTGGGGTATACCATTTCTGAAAAGCAGAACAAGTCAGACTAAGCATTCCACTGACACAATTGACACGCAACTTTTTGCGCGGATCTGATGGTTCCCAAGAGGATCCTAAGTGAGATTTTTGACGCATCTGAATTGCACATTTGCATGGGATGGATTTGAGCAGCATGGGCTCCGAGTATCTTACTGTTCAAGTAGTCTTGGAACTGAAGACCAAGACTTGAGGAGAGCTGTCCAGGAGAAAACTAGACCCAACTGAATGTGCGTTAGTTTTATAATCCAAAATCTAGTTGAATGTTGGTTAGGAGTTGGAGTCCTGGGGCACCATGCACTTACTTCCCCAGACAAAGTTATTGACATGTTGGGGTGCATCCTCCATCTCTTGTGGCAGCAAGGCTCATGTGCCTCTGTGCGTCAGAGTACGACCCATATGCTCCGTCTCAAAATACAATCAATTCTTATACactactttctctctctttcaaaataaatcaactcttATACATGAATCTTGCATTGTGCATGTACTTAAGGCAATGGCATTGAAATGATTGAATGATAAAGATGCTTAAAGTTGCATCATTTTTCTTCACCTGCTCTTGCAGTAATGCTGATAATTAGATCATGCATGGTACTGGTAGTATTTATCTGTCAAAATGGTACTCCAGTTGAGGTCAGAGATTCAGATGGACTGAAACATGAACAGATGAGGAGTGTACAATGACCATGTGGTTGCAGATGATCCACAGAGCTGCTGGCAGTAGGGCCCCGGTTGCCTTGGAGTCTCAAAAGGCCATGCTTCcctgtcttcctcctcctcccatcctaCCACACACACTCACTCACTCACAATAATAAGGAGCATCTCTTGCTTCCCATCACAACAAACATTACACTgtgctggtttttttttcccttggaaGCAAAGAGAGGTTCTTTGCTTATCAGTGCCCCAATCTCTCTCAAACTCATCACAATACCCCTTGTCAATTCTGAATATGTAATCACATTGTATTCTTAAACTTATAAACTGGCATCACATCAAACTTGCAAAGAGATGTGGTGCTAGAAATGGATGAATTCTTGGCAGGGACAGTACACTGCCAATTACCTGAATGACCTGACATGCGCAATTATTTGCATATCTGATTGGATCCTGCACAAGGCCAGAGTTCCATTCTTTTTATGTGCTGctttctcctcttttcctccCTTTAGCTTTGCCTTTTGCTTGGGCCCTTTGAATCATTTCATCCTCCTCTCCTACTACATCCTCTCTTCACAAGGCTACAATTACAATGGTCTTAGGATCATGTGGGCTGCTACAGAGTGAGTGTGCATGGGGGTGAGTAGCCACTCTTTTGAGGTGCCCAAACATGATTCtgggattatttttttttgccccaTTCTTGCAGCTTTCCTGCCCATCAAACTGTTGCTGAAATCTCTTTTTATCATCTGCTGTGTTTTCTGTAGAAGGTTTACATATCCCCCACACTCTTTTTGTTCTtctaccttttcctttttgctCTTCCCCATCTTGACCACTCCACATTCCACAATGCCACCACACCACCATTTCCTCAGTGGCTGAGATCTCCCTTTTAAGTAGAAGAGACAGCCAAGGCATTGCTCATCTTGTAGGTTCTTGTCATTTTGAGGCAAATACACTAGTTGGGCTCAGGCATTGCAATAGGCCATTGCTGCTTCAGGGAAGGAAGTACCAGTGCTAAAGGTGAGCTTCTTTTGCCTGCAATTTAGGTACTCCTGACTAACCGCTGCGTTTCAGACAATTCCTCCTGCTTCTCTGTTCTTTCCATTCTCCTCCTTTTTTTCAGAATGCTTTTCAGCTTTACTCTTCATGAACAACGCATTATTGATTTTTCTTCCCCCCCAAACTGATTCTTTGATTATTGACGTCTCATAGACCTACGTGGTGATGACATTAGCGCTGTGGTTCAGATAGCCACAGGGCAATGCTTGATTAATTAGTTGCTTATCCAACCACGCATCATATGCTgcatttcattttgtttttgtttttttcttcatttctgtTGGCTCTTCACATGTACAATGTGACATCTCCTTTCACAAGCGGCACATGCGCATGACGGTCAGTTTTTGGCAAAAGCTCAACCGTATCTGACGCCTGCATTTCCTCTACCAGCCAAGGCGTGCAGGTGCAGCGCAGTGCGACGACGAGGTGCGATAAAATTTCGTGGAAAATCAAATCCAAGAAACCGCACGAAGCAGTCGAGCAGCGAGGGCCATGAGTGGCTTCGCGGGGCAGAGGTCGAGGCCGTGGATGGgggacgcggcggcgtcggaccaggcggcggccggcggcgtaggcggaggcggcggagacgtcagggacgacggcgacggcggcgcagcgtcggcggcggcggcgaaggggctCGGCGACGCGTCCACGAACGCCAGCGCCATCTCGTTCGGCTTCGCGGCGACGGCCATCCTCATCTCCATGTTCCTCCTCATGGCCATCTTCGAGCACCTCATCAAGCCCAGCctctcctcgtcttcctcgtcgtcgtcctcctcctcctcctcctcccgggcctcccacggcgacggcgacgggcacggccagtcgtcgtcgtcccaccacgccgccgccgccgccgccgtcgtctcgccgGACAAGCTCTTCTGTACACCGGGCAAGGTGAGTAGTAAGAATGCAGCTGTAAATTTCACGGGGTGTCACGCTCACGTGCAGCGGTGTCAGTGTGGGAAGACGACACGTACTGACGTACGTTGCCTCGCTCGTGCCATAGCAGTAACAACACCAGCAGCGTACGCCGGTAGCTGCACGCTACAGTGCCAGCATGTATTACGTACGTACGTAAGTCGCTGGCTACAGTGCAGCCGTGCGCGTTGCAACCGGCCGTTTGGTTCACCTGGAACTGAAATGCCTTCAGATTCTTATCCATAATAAGCTGGTAGTAAAAAAcggggaaactgttttaaattatCGAGTAGACGTTTCTTGTTTGTTCAAACACCATTTAAATAGTAGTTGttagaaaattcaaaaaaaaaacattcgtACAATATAGATAAAGTCAAAACTCAATGTGCACATTGGCAAAAGTAAAAAGACAAATCCGACATATAAATAGTATTGATACTATTTAGACCTGAatttgctttctttttcttgataTATAGATCGAATTTGATTATCTTTTTTTAGCGATAGATGTTATTATGTTCTACTACATTGTCAAAACttttaaatactttttttcACAACCAATTACATCCAATttgagagtaaaaaaaaaagtacataagGGGATATCCTTTCGGGAGATAAGAATCATTTAATCATGgcatttttttagattatttatgCTTCTCAAAATGAGACGTAGGATCTGTTTAGAGGAGCTTGTAGTAGTTGCAGTTTCCGACAGAATCTCCAACTCTATAAATAGTACAGATTGTCACTCAAATTAATTATGAGAATATGTACCTCATAATAACAGAAACTAAAAAACGCTTCTTCATATTCTCGTAAGCTTCTCAACCAGCGGATTCTCGGAAATTTTAAGCTTTCTAAATAAGACCCTAATTCGCTTGTTGGTTTGGTGGTGCAGTTGGAGGTCGTGCCGGCGGAGGATCTGACGGTGCTGATGCCGGGGCAGCGGTATCCGACGTTCCTGGCgcagccggcgccgctgctcccgTGGCCGAGGGAAGGCGTGCGTTGGCCTCCCCATGGACATCGCCACTGCTTCGTGCCACCGTGACGTATGCTCGTACTCTCTCATGGTCGACCCGTGCTTTTGTCTCTGAATCTGTATGCCTGTATAGAGGGGCAACATGTAAAAAAATGCAGGAGTTGTTGTTAAATTAGTGTGTGATTCATATCGGAATTGTTGCGTCGATGGCGGTGAAAGTGCGTGACGTTCTTAAGCCGTTGATGGGCAAATTCATGTCTCATGATCTCATCTGGTAATACTGTGTGCGAAAGCCATTGTTGTTCATCCACTGTCGCACAGGTTTGTGAGTCGAAGGAAAgtaggggggagagagagaagggagagagggaggaggaaggaggacttacatgtggaccccacatgtcagtggactcatatttctttttgtgtgaatgactaatgggtcccacgcatatttttttaattctaatgtcaCATAAgtgccacatcaatgccacgtgtAACGAAGACTCAGTCAATAttgccatgtaggcgccacgtcagcgaaaccgtcctctaaaaccaccgagggagtcaaattgcatcggttttaagagtttgggggtcgaaatatccggttttgtggtttagggtgaCAGATTAGATTTCGATGACTTTGAGGgtcccaaagtgaacttattccgtagTTTTGGATGCGTGCAAAAACTGCAAATTGCAGTGGTCGGGCTTTGGGCTGGGCCGTCACAGCTTTGTTGTCGGTGTTACCCTGCTTTTGGCCCAAGAAGACGGCTCATTTTATTGGGCCGTTTGTCCTTTTGTAGCCTGCATTTCAGCAGGGTTTGGTCCAAGCAGACAGCTCATTTTGGACGGTAATAAGTCTATTATGCCCTCCTCAACTCATGCCCTTGCTTGAATCAAacccctcaaccgtaaaacagGGTATAACCTATCCCCTAACTCCTAAAACTGTTGCAAATCGATTTCTCAGACCGTTTCGGAGGCACCTACATGTGGTAGTTGACTCGCTGAGTCTTCAGGTGGGACCCGCTTATCAGTGGCCACCTCATCCCATCTTCTCCCTCACCTCTCCccccccctctttctctctctttcatctcttcctcttctctcaccTTCCTATCTTTTTTGTCCTGATCAACATGTCACGTAGGATGAAGCCGCTTGAGGAGGTAAATTGATCCAATTTTCATAGGTGAAGGAGCCTCTATActcggttttgcggttgagagTTATAATTCGATTCTGGCAATAGTTGAGGGAGGTAAATAAACTCTCAGAAAACCGGTGTTCTGCTTTTCGACGATTGATACAGATCATGGCGATGAACTTTGTCCCTGTCTAAAAGAAAAACGAGAAGAAGGCAAGAAATGAAAAGTGAAGAAAAGGAAAgtaaagaaaggaaaagagaaagaaagaaaaggagatagAGACTCTGAACCCTTCATTTGCGCTCTGTTTTCCACTCTGCTCATTGACAATTTAACATGAGTGCAGTTACATTTTTCCTTCCCCGATTTCTCGGTAAATGTAAACAGTAAACTTATCGGCATGTGAGTTTCTGACTAGCCGCTGCCTAAGTCAAAGACAGTACGAGCAAGAAAACTATTAAAACCACCAGAATCATGTGGCCacgcaatataaaaaaaaaaaaaatcagctagGCGCATGAGCGGCATCGCACTTGCCTTGGCTAAAATAGACCGACCATTCGTTCCGTCTCTTCCAACAGACAACTCTCTAATCCACGTAATATTTTAAACTGAAAAACCTGACAACCCTGCTCCTGTTTAACCCTCCCGTAATTAACCCCTTTGCACCGGCCACTCATCACCTTCTCGTTTTAACTGTCAAAACCGAatcaacaggaaaaaaaaagaaaatctttcaCCAAGAGTTCTTTGGTATATAAAGGTAGCAGAAATTTACCATGCATTAGATACCCAGTACTATTTACATTTGATCAGGTGAGAagaggtgagtttttttttattctgtcCAAATCTTGGATGCTTCCACAGGAGGGTTCACCTACTCACTTGTCCATGGTTTATTGATTATGTCCTGCTAATTACTCCTTTCGTActataatataaatgatttttttttattatttgaccactcatctttaaaaaatttatgcaaatataaaaaaaaattgtgcttaaaatactttaaataataaagtaggtaaaaaataaataataattttaattttttttaataagacgagtggctAAAGAGTgtagaaaaagttaaaatccccTCTTATATATTATAGGAAAAGGGAGTAGCGCGCACACACACTTTCTTTCTCTCACCCCAGCTGCTTCATTTTGCGAAGCTACAAATCggagctaagctaagctatCCAACGCCCTCATCAAGAACACCCAGATCTCCAGCCATTTTTGCGAGATGCATGGCTACTCCAACCTCgcctgctcgtcgtcgtctcctcctccggtggccgccgccggcaacggcgCCGGCTGCAGGGCGAGGCGATCGCTGGAGCTGACCAACACCAAGGAGACCAACGCGTGGGAAGGGCTGGCCATCGGGGCGGTCACCCTGGCCAGGACATTCTCCACCGGCTCCCAcaggatctcctcctcctccaggtccggcgccggcgagagggTCGGcaggacggccggcggcggcggcggcctccccggcGCGGTGAGGAGGGCCTTCTCCATGCGGAGGCACCCCGCCGGCCTCGGCAAGGGCGACGGGTACTACTGGAGGATCCACGACAACATGGACGGCGAcagtgacgacgacggcgacaatccggccgccgccgccgccgaggaagaagagagggacAAGAAAGAGCAGCTAGCTGAATCCTCCgacgagaagaagaaagagcagCTAGCCGAAGCCGCCGACGAGAAGGTGTCGGCGactgcgacggcgacgccgaagaagaagaagggccGCAGAATCATGAAGGCTTGCAAGAAGCTCCTCCGGCTGTAGTAACAATCAACTGCAAGTGTGAGTGTGTGCGTCAATCTGTAAACCTTGCTGATATATTACTGCCGCGTGTTCCGAGAATGATCTCGTTTCGGGTTCGTCGAGTTAAAATCGCGACGAACAAATTAAGCAAGTTAAAAACCAGCTGATGCAGCTGCTGATGATGATCCTAGGACGGCTGAGCTGCGCATGAGCCGGTACGGGCGCGTGCCAGCAGCGATGGGGAGCATGTGTGGGATCTTGACGAGACTTGGGGGACGACATGTGGGGGCTCTGCCGTGATGCGCGCGGTGATGGCGATGGGGTACTCGGGGTTGTCACTGTGGAAATGTGAGATGGGTCTGATGCCAATGCCATCGATCGCCGGACGACCGGAGTCAATGGAGTCGTGGGTGTTCGTGCGCCATTTTCTCCATCCATGGGCTCCACCGCTGTCGTCTGTCGGCTCCTTGCGTTGGCCCCGCTCGTCCCAGTTTGTCAAGCTgggctcagctcagctcagctcgccCATTGGGCTGCTTTGGGAGCGTTTGGGCCAATTACTAGAGGCCCATAATAATGTTAGCTGGGCCTAAATTCCCGGCACATCTCCCTTCAATCTCTGCATGCGCATGCATTCAGTCACACCAGCGAGAGCAGGTCGTTGCCGTTGACTAGTCGCTGGTGACTAGTAGCATTAGCATCGGGGAAGCATTGTTCTCAAGTGCCATGAGATACAGGCGGTTGACAAATAACAAATTCACCGGTGTTGACTAGTCTTGGACTCCATACTCTCGTAATCTGCAGGGTAGAGTAGAGACGCGAGCGAGTGCCAACCAAAGTCCCTAGTGCCCTCTCGCGGAGGCCGCAGACGGGATCAATCCGTGTTACCTAGCCTGTCCACCCTCCCGCTCCTGCCTCCCAGTGGCGGACGCAGGATTTCGATGATGAGGTACAGACCTACCAAAGCATCGtccaatgagaaaaaaataaagtgctAACATAGGTTACTAATGCAAATAAAAATGATTATTATAGAAATAACAAAATAGCTAagaaaaattttataatactaTTGGAAAGTATGATTTTGTACTTAAGAATGGGTGTTTTGAACTATCAGACAATATTATACTTGTTAAATCATAGTAGATTGTTAAAAAATTTGGGGGTACAACTGTATCCCCATGTCCTACTGTAGGtccgccactgccgcctcccgAGTCCTGCCGTGCGCCGACCACGAGAAAAAGACAATATATGCCATTTTATTCCTGGGTTTGTACGAAAGAATAAAATATCACTCAATAGATTGTCTTTAAG contains these protein-coding regions:
- the LOC127772903 gene encoding uncharacterized protein LOC127772903 translates to MSGFAGQRSRPWMGDAAASDQAAAGGVGGGGGDVRDDGDGGAASAAAAKGLGDASTNASAISFGFAATAILISMFLLMAIFEHLIKPSLSSSSSSSSSSSSSSRASHGDGDGHGQSSSSHHAAAAAAVVSPDKLFCTPGKLEVVPAEDLTVLMPGQRYPTFLAQPAPLLPWPREGVRWPPHGHRHCFVPP
- the LOC127774401 gene encoding uncharacterized protein LOC127774401 yields the protein MHGYSNLACSSSSPPPVAAAGNGAGCRARRSLELTNTKETNAWEGLAIGAVTLARTFSTGSHRISSSSRSGAGERVGRTAGGGGGLPGAVRRAFSMRRHPAGLGKGDGYYWRIHDNMDGDSDDDGDNPAAAAAEEEERDKKEQLAESSDEKKKEQLAEAADEKVSATATATPKKKKGRRIMKACKKLLRL